The Methanolobus sp. WCC4 genome includes the window TTTGTTTGTTCATTTACCATTCCTCCAAATTATACAGAGAATCATCTACATCTATAGAGACTACTATTAAGAAGGCAGGACATGCCAAGAATCAGCACATTCAAAAAAAGAGGCAGTGACGCCTTACCAATCCCCACAGATCAATATGAACTCCCATGTGTAATTCGTATTTCTTTGTATATATACATTTGCAAATAATTTCATATGATTTATAAAGATATATATTTTTAGTATAATATTAATTACGCTGTGAACAGTAAAAATAATAATGCAAATGAATCAATACAAGATTAATAATATGTGTTAGTTAATATAATATTGCCCTGATGACAACATGAAATGATAAAACTAAACTATTATAATATCCAAGCTTTATTATTATACAATCATTTGAAATTTTATAGCGTACACTTTTTTCGCCTTGTATATATCCCGAAGCGCAGGTGCGGGGTAATAGTAATAGCCAAAAAACGCAACGATTTTAATTTTGAAGAACAATCATAAATAAATAATTAATACTATTAACAAAGATATATTACCATAGACACTATCAAATTTTATGACAATAATATAGATTATATTCTGTTAGTTCAACTTTTTAAGGTTGATTAGTACCAGTTATCTTTATTCTACATCATCGTTTTCAGGCGGAGTTCTTTCTGGAAAAAAGAAATTACGCAAACGGGGTGGCAAATCTAGTGTTTGAGCGTTTTCAACTTCTTTATATATTTTTATGAGTATTTGTATTGCTATCAATAAACCTACGACGTCGTTACCAACGATTCCAAAAAAAGAAGAAATTAAAGCAAGAAGGCCTAAAATGATTCCTCCCCAAACCGTGACTGTTGGAATATACCTTGCCATTACTTTTTCTATCGAACCAATATTTCGTCTGAATCCAGGAATTTGATAGCCAGAATTAAATATTTTACGAGCAGTTGGTCTTGCTCCAATACCTCTTGTTTCAACCCAAAAAAGAGAGAACAATACACACCCTCCAACAAGGAATACAGCATTAATAAATATTTTAATAATTAACCCACTTATATCTCCTTCATTAAACATAAGCATTGGAATCCATTCTGAGGCACCACTTAATGGTTGTAAATATTTAAAAAATACAGGTAAAGACTCCACCCCTATGTTACCCCTTAAAGGATGCCAATTTGGTACTACATGTATACTAATTTCACGATTATAAAGAAAAGAAAAAAATGAAAATAAGAATATTCGCAGACTTTCCACTAGTGCAAGAGGAATTGAACTAGCATAGATTAATCTAACTGGGAACCTACCACGTGCCCCTCTAACTGCTGAGTGTGCTAAGGGTATTTCAATTTTAATAGAAAATATGTAAATATATATAAAGAACATTATAATGGTTCCAACCAATGGGATAATTTTACTAGTTGCCACAAAATACTTCAATTCATTTTGCTTCATAAGCAGGCCGTTTTCCAAAACTAAAGAATATATTCTTGGAAATGTTCCTAAGGGCAAGCCATCTATTATTTTAGGATTGAATAAATCAAAAAAGATTGAAATCGAAACACCCGCAATGATAAACCAACCAACACCATTACCAATACCCCATTCATTAATGATATCAATAAAAAATTCAACAAGAATAGCACCAACAACTAATTGAGCAACTAAAAGCACAAGCATAGAAAAGTCACTAATTCCTAATGAGGCAGCCAAGTCTAAATTTGGTTTTATTTGAGTAAAGGTGACAAAAAAAATTGCTTGAACCACTGTAAAGATTAAGAAGCTTGATTTCGATAATTCTTTAAAATAATATTCATCTGCTGGGTTAGACATATCTAATTTAATGTAATTATTAGCAACTAAAGCTTCAAGAATAAATATTTCACCAATTAATGGGAAAATTCCTAATGTCAATAAAGATCCAAATGAACCCCCTATCAAATTACGAAAAGGTTCTAAATAATCAGTCGATTCACTGGACAAACCAAAAAGAGGAACTTCTGATAATAATAAATAAATAATAAGAACACTGATTGTCCACATAGCTTTTTTATTAAGTCTCACGTGACCTTCTGGGGACGAAATTCGTGGATAGTATCGTGAAATGTATGGTGAAATAAATTCTAAAAACATTCCTAAATATTTAAGTAACAAATCTAAAGGATACGATAAAACCTTACTAATTTTGATAATACATTTTATTATTAGCGATAATGTAAGCCTTAGTATATCAAAAAAATAAACATAAATATACACTAAAATAACATATAGAGTAATGATTACAGTTAATGTGAGTATACTGAAGAATAGAAAATAAAACATATAATCATGTAAAAAAAGATGCAATCATTAATAAACTTTTATATTTGTTCAAACGTATATAGGAGACTGCGTAGAATGCATCCTTTGATTCAAAGTAGTCACCGTAATCATTTTCAGGCGGTTTACGATAAAAATAGTAAGCATCAAAATACACTTACTAATTTCCTCACCTCCTTTGTCCAGAAATTGAACTTCCCACCACTCAAAATCCTGTCCTTCATCCTCTTGAGAGTGCTCCTCTCCATAACTCCATATCCCCTTGCTTCCTCTGGAGTCATAGCCAGTATCATTTGCTTGATACCTTCCTCATCAATGAAGGTCTGTGCTCTCTGAAGCTCTAATTCCTCTTCATCAATGTTGTTGGCTTCCTTTCCAATGTAAAGGATACCATCCGCATGAATGTGTCTCCTTTCCAGAAGTCCAATATCACCCTCAAACTTATGTTCTGGGTGCTCTGCATACTGCAATATGGTTTTACTCAATGACTTGAAATAGTGTGACCCTTGCATGATTTCACCAGTTTCATAGTCTATGAATGGTTCATGAACTATCTTTTGTGGATTGTCACAAAAAGGAGCAAGTGGTTTTATCGCTCTACCATTCTCCTCAACAGCCTGAAATCCCACCAGACAGAAGTTGAAAGGTTTGATCATCTCCTTCCATGATTTGCCTTTATTGAGCTTCTTGAACCTGTTCCATACATTAGGAGTGCTAACAGCAAGCTTTGAGATAGCATACATATTGCTGTATTTTTCCACAATATCTCTGGAACTGATCATATCATATTCTAATTGCAAAAGGTCTTCCCATATTTCCTCATGCCAATCCCCTTTTCCATCCTTTGAGAATGGATTTGTCAGGTGCCCTAATCCATGCAATTTGAAATCCTTGAATATGATTTTATCTTTCCTGAATTTATACAATGGATAGCGTTTAGATGAGATTCCATAAAACCAGTAATCCACCTTTTCAGGCTTTAGCAGTGGAATATCTAGGTTATAGGGATTTAGAGGTTGGAAATACTCTGTAATTTCCTCTGCATATTCAGGAGGAACAAAGATAGAGTCAGTATCCATATAGGAGTGTCTAGCCCCTAATTCCTCTACTTTTGCCTCTGCCATTGCCAAAAATAGCTTTGAACCAGAGGTAATCATAACAGCCAGTAGAGGATGATAGAAGTTACCTGGCTTTTCATACCTATTCTGTGAGGTACTGAAAGAATCGAGCCCATAAACCTCTATGTCACTTTTCCTGTCCTCTGGATTAAGCTCAATGAATATCCCGTAGCTCATAGCATTAACAAGAATCTTGATTGCCTGTGCTCTGCTCTTTAGCTGTTGATACTCTGGACTTTCGGAATCAATATTCTTCATTTCAATCTTGATCTTCTGTCTTTCCTCGACAAGAACCTGAACAAGATTATCCTTTTCAGGATCAATATCAATTCCAAGTATCTGTGACTTTCTTAATCCTTCCTGAATGCCTACTGGAACAAATCTGACAGCTTCAACAATCTCCGGAACTTTGCCAGTGAGAATTACAGAAGCTATGACATCAGGTAATGCATACCATAGTTCATGCGCTGAGGACAGATAATTGACACCAACATTAAATGAACCATTATCTTCCTTGTAATCCATTCTCACAGGTAGTATATCACCATCGGGACGAAGCTTAACCATTACAACAAAGTCTTTCCAATTATCCGCATTTTGCAGATACCCAAGATTAATTATTTCCAGTAGCTCTCTGATTTCCCCTGTTACATTCTGTGTTTCAATGTAGTCTGCAATCATAAGATTCCACAGACCCATTACCATTGTAACCGTTGGATACATGCTTGTAAAATCAAGAGTTGTAACCTTTGTTGGAACTTTCCGATTTCTGCATTCACACCTACCACCATAATATGAGGTCATTATCTGACCCTTCATATTATCAGGGAAATCAAAATTCTGCTCACTCAACGGTTTAATTCCCAACTGTTTCAAAGCGTATTTTCCAATTGATGCATTGCTGTATATCTTGGTTGGAGGAACATCAATATTGTAGAGATCAAGCTCCTTGATCAATCCCTCATATACATCAAAAGTGCTCTCTACATCCTTTATCAGATAATCAAGATATCTCTTGGTGATAGTACCGTGTTTAATATCCTTCATCTTCTTGTGTCTTGTATCAAGTAATTCACAGGCTTTTGCGAGCGATATATGATTTTGTTGAAGCAAGACAGTTCCAAGGGTTTGAGCATCTAGGAAATGACCTGAAAAATAATCAGCTCCTTGATTGTACATTGTAGTGAATTTGAAGCTGTTAGCGGCTCCAAGTTTCCTGATCACAACAGGAGG containing:
- a CDS encoding preprotein translocase subunit SecY (Sec61alpha; forms heterotrimeric complex in the membrane; in archaea the complex is similar to the eukaryotic complex and consists of Sec61alpha which forms the channel pore and Sec61gamma and Sec61beta; the beta subunit is not essential), with product MRLNKKAMWTISVLIIYLLLSEVPLFGLSSESTDYLEPFRNLIGGSFGSLLTLGIFPLIGEIFILEALVANNYIKLDMSNPADEYYFKELSKSSFLIFTVVQAIFFVTFTQIKPNLDLAASLGISDFSMLVLLVAQLVVGAILVEFFIDIINEWGIGNGVGWFIIAGVSISIFFDLFNPKIIDGLPLGTFPRIYSLVLENGLLMKQNELKYFVATSKIIPLVGTIIMFFIYIYIFSIKIEIPLAHSAVRGARGRFPVRLIYASSIPLALVESLRIFLFSFFSFLYNREISIHVVPNWHPLRGNIGVESLPVFFKYLQPLSGASEWIPMLMFNEGDISGLIIKIFINAVFLVGGCVLFSLFWVETRGIGARPTARKIFNSGYQIPGFRRNIGSIEKVMARYIPTVTVWGGIILGLLALISSFFGIVGNDVVGLLIAIQILIKIYKEVENAQTLDLPPRLRNFFFPERTPPENDDVE